A region of Colletotrichum higginsianum IMI 349063 chromosome 10, whole genome shotgun sequence DNA encodes the following proteins:
- a CDS encoding Had-superfamily subfamily variant 1: MPSTNIEKPPDLSVRLFVACPRSGSALLMRIFAENPECGVTSRLMLMDHASLEGQDTPNRAIFQTPAQHDVYQLALNAGKRFLISREELGHDIRKGECSYDLLPSATAFDLARPVFLIRDPMRVFDSWKKIGWKDVQSFIDCYVNVFSMIDRSASRNISCLLYEQLVYDPREELQRVCSRWGIPFSDASLQFTKPFGSSFLMSEKETKAYCETEPAGIFTTVEATSSIIQDVEYHGLLTLEEKEKIEYTLCRSYLGYWRDKVDQLRTTLSEKTWFGFDLDDTLHEFRLASSTATNKALEVLSQSYGTPLEALKKEYSYILRTKTSNAFSDGKTSFEYRRERFTLLLERISQTATPTFLTSLLEIYEKTLMDSLQLKCGAINLLATLKRLGKKIVIITEGPQDAQERTIRHLGIAEQVDALVTTNSFGLSKVDGLFPKVLQHLGILPAEMAYIGDSEQRDMEPALAERIFCIHFAETANFSLDVYPPRINTLVKLDCIISSLEPDLAGE; encoded by the coding sequence ATGCCCTCAACCAATATTGAAAAGCCTCCAGACCTTAGCGTTCGATTGTTTGTTGCCTGTCCACGCAGTGGGTCCGCACTCCTTATGAGAATCTTTGCTGAAAATCCTGAGTGTGGTGTCACTAGTCGGTTGATGCTCATGGACCACGCAAGCCTAGAGGGTCAAGATACACCCAACCGTGCAATCTTCCAGACTCCTGCCCAGCATGATGTATATCAATTGGCCCTCAATGCTGGAAAGCGGTTTCTCATCTCCAGAGAAGAACTCGGCCACGATATAAGAAAGGGCGAGTGTTCCTACGACTTGCTCCCAAGTGCTACTGCATTTGATCTCGCACGGCCGGTCTTTCTTATACGCGATCCCATGCGCGTGTTTGACAGCTGGAAGAAAATAGGATGGAAAGACGTCCAGAGCTTTATTGACTGCTATGTCAACGTTTTCAGCATGATTGATCGGTCGGCTTCGAGGAACATATCCTGTCTACTGTATGAGCAACTCGTCTACGACCCTCGGGAAGAGCTTCAACGAGTCTGTTCCCGATGGGGTATACCATTCTCAGATGCATCGCTTCAATTCACTAAACCTTTCGGATCAAGCTTCCTCATGTCCGAAAAGGAGACGAAAGCCTACTGCGAAACAGAGCCAGCCGGTATCTTCACGACAGTCGAAGCGACTTCATCAATCATACAAGATGTGGAATACCATGGTCTCCTGACActggaagagaaggaaaagatTGAATACACTCTGTGCCGCTCTTATCTTGGCTATTGGCGAGACAAGGTAGACCAACTACGGACTACCTTATCTGAGAAAACATGGTTCGGTTTCGATCTTGACGACACTCTTCATGAGTTTCGCCTCGCATCTTCAACGGCAACAAACAAAGCACTAGAGGTGCTATCGCAGAGCTATGGGACACCTTTGGAAGCCTTGAAGAAAGAGTACTCCTATATCCTTCGAACCAAGACGTCAAATGCATTCTCGGATGGGAAGACGTCATTCGAGTACAGAAGAGAGAGGTTTACTCTTCTGTTGGAACGAATCTCTCAGACAGCTACTCCGACGTTTCTCACAAGCCTTTTGGAAATTTATGAAAAAACACTGATGGATTCTCTTCAACTCAAATGCGGAGCCATCAATCTTCTAGCAACGTTGAAGAGACTGGGAAAGAAAATCGTCATCATCACAGAAGGTCCTCAGGATGCGCAGGAACGAACGATACGCCATCTGGGCATTGCCGAGCAAGTCGATGCTTTGGTAACGACGAATTCCTTTGGTTTATCAAAAGTTGACGGGTTGTTTCCAAAGGTCCTTCAACACCTCGGAATCTTGCCCGCCGAGATGGCTTACATTGGAGACAGCGAACAGCGAGACATGGAGCCCGCACTAGCTGAAAGGATCTTCTGTATTCATTTTGCCGAGACGGCGAACTTCTCTCTTGATGTTTACCCGCCGCGAATAAATACTTTGGTGAAGCTTGACTGTATCATCTCAAGCTTGGAGCCGGATCTTGCAGGAGAATGA
- a CDS encoding Nicotianamine synthase, with protein MAVETSPAICRAQHANLDADHTTAAAIEKPLTGDWSGVQRFSIKLPHHEDPVERTVLGIVELFKRMKGLESLYPDPINGAIFNQLFDLVMTDARLTAVIPELRRIWGDGEYLLELEFARKVISGDSRAESQQLFESFPYLEQYYQLARMEANTLDTAVGETQLSRPRKIAFLGSGPMPFTALCMRPKLGDDVEIINIDRSEEAIQHGTLVACRLGDNMRFVKADVASVPDDLRDCDVVHFAALVGDEEQKLDLLISVAKAMKKGALIMLRSTDSLRQCLYPKIDTDNWDVLSVLTPVVATRYFGKSTSLTSIVLSVD; from the exons ATGGCCGTCGAGACTTCTCCCGCCATCTGCCGGGCGCAGCACGCCAATCTCGACGCAGACCATACCACTGCTGCCGCAATTGAGAAGCCCTTGACAGGCGACTGGTCCGGGGTCCAACGGTTTTCAATCAAGCTGCCGCACCATGAGGATCCAGTCGAGCGTACCGTCCTAGGCATTGTCGAGCTCTTCAAACGCATGAAGGGCCTCGAGAGCCTGTACCCCGATCCCATCAATGGAGCCATCTTTAACCAACTTTTCGACTTG GTTATGACCGACGCACGTTTGACTGCCGTCATCCCAGAGCTCCGTCGAATTTGGGGTGACGGCGAGTatctcctcgagctcgagttCGCGCGTAAAGTCATCAGCGGAGACTCGAGGGCAGAATCCCAGCAGCTGTTCGAGTCGTTTCCCTACTTGGAACAATACTATCAGTTGGCGCGCAT GGAAGCCAACACACTCGACACAGCCGTCGGTGAGACCCAGCTCTCACGCCCTCGCAAgatcgccttcctcggctcGGGCCCGATGCCCTTCACAGCGCTCTGCATGCGGCCGaagctgggcgacgacgtaGAAATCATCAATATTGACCGCAGCGAAGAAGCTATTCAGCATGGGACCCTGGTTGCCTGCCGCCTGGGCGACAACATGCGCTTCGTTAaggccgacgtcgcctcGGTGCCTGACGACCTCCGGGACTGTGACGTGGTGCATTTTGCGGCCCttgttggcgacgaggagcagaagCTCGACCTGCTGATCAGCGTCGCAAAGGCCATGAAAAAGGGCGCCCTCATCATGCTGCGGAGCACCGACAGCTTGAGGCAGTGCCTTTACCCTAAGATAGATACGGACAACTGGGATGTGCTAAGCGTCCTGACCCCTGTTGTTGCGACGAGGTACTTTGGGAAGTCGACAAGCTTGACTAGCATTGTTCTTAGTGTCGACTGA
- a CDS encoding Nad-dependent epimerase dehydratase, with protein MSSAKMNILVIGGNGAIGGHAAVHLKSKGHNVTIAGRQPPAEVPVLAELPFLRGNYLHQDDFSPDQLSRFDAVVFAAGSDVRHVPEGKGADDHYLHANGEAVPAFAKRAKQAGVKKFVHVGSAYWHLLPESVASSPYVRSRKLAADGVTELAGPDFHACSLDPPIVVGTVPGMNSPLFRAYIDYAKGLLPIPAFAPMGGMNFISTQSLSEAVAGALENSQAVSGKAILLGDKTMTYAEYFEMFFRAVGNPQKLSALDQDHPLLPRATLYGGSKVIEYEPKAEELAALGGYRRDDIENAVAELVL; from the coding sequence ATGTCATCGGCCAAAATGAACATACTCGTCATCGGCGGTAacggcgccatcggcggTCATGCGGCGGTGCATCTAAAGTCCAAAGGCCACAATGTAACGATCGCTGGGCGGCAACCACCCGCCGAGGTCCCCGTCTTGGCCGAACTCCCTTTTCTCCGCGGAAACTACTTGCACCAAGACGACTTCAGCCCGGATCAGCTATCCCGTTTCGACGCAGTCGTTTTTGCGGCAGGCAGCGACGTTCGCCACGTGCCAGAGGGCAAAGGCGCAGATGATCACTACCTTCACGCCAACGGGGAGGCTGTACCGGCCTTCGCCAAGCGCGCAAAACAAGCCGGCGTCAAGAAGTTTGTGCACGTCGGGAGCGCCTACTGGCATTTGCTCCCCGAGTCAGTCGCCTCGAGTCCGTATGTCCGCTCACGGAAGTTGGCTGCGGACGGAGTCACGGAGCTAGCCGGCCCCGACTTCCATGCCTGCAGTCTCGACCcgcccatcgtcgtcggcacggTTCCGGGCATGAACAGCCCATTGTTTCGCGCCTATATCGACTATGCAAAGGGCCTCTTACCCATCCCCGCATTCGCTCCGATGGGGGGTATGAACTTCATTTCCACCCAGTCGCTTTCGGAGGCCGTTGCCGGTGCCCTTGAAAACAGCCAAGCTGTGTCGGGAAAGGCAATCCTGCTTGGCGACAAGACCATGACTTATGCGGAGTACTTTGAAATGTTCTTCAGAGCCGTTGGGAACCCCCAGAAGCTTTCGGCTCTGGATCAAGATCACCCACTCTTGCCTCGAGCAACGCTCTACGGGGGGAGCAAGGTGATCGAGTACGAGCCTAAAGCTGAGGAACTAGCGGCATTGGGAGGCTATCGCCGCGACGACATTGAgaacgccgtcgccgagctaGTATTGTAA